The Hyperthermus butylicus DSM 5456 genome includes a region encoding these proteins:
- a CDS encoding ACT domain-containing protein — translation MTAQSLSEIVRRLVDADPCVRDCLARGIVNYSELARRIKPLVEREAKRGASLEAVKAALVRYASRLREQNIQTPQRRLLEVLAKSALELRTGVTVATVRLHALPRLVEAAAALVGRTRLLFLMQSIASVTITVSSEYFDYIEQRVGRENFIEVYPDQAVLVIVSPPAVVETPGFTAYITSILARNGININQIESVYTDTILVLSLDDALRAFQLLREAIEVAKRSLREYEKGQAANTE, via the coding sequence TTGACGGCTCAGAGCCTCTCGGAGATAGTGCGTAGGCTCGTAGACGCGGACCCCTGTGTCCGAGACTGCCTAGCTCGCGGGATAGTCAACTACTCCGAGCTGGCCCGCAGAATAAAGCCCCTGGTGGAAAGGGAGGCCAAGCGTGGTGCCAGCCTGGAAGCCGTGAAGGCGGCCCTTGTACGCTACGCGTCGAGGCTGCGGGAGCAGAACATTCAGACACCGCAGAGGCGGCTACTCGAGGTTCTAGCTAAGAGCGCTCTCGAGCTCCGTACAGGGGTAACAGTTGCAACAGTCAGGCTCCACGCGCTACCCCGGCTCGTCGAGGCCGCGGCAGCGCTCGTGGGACGTACAAGGCTGCTATTCCTCATGCAGAGCATCGCAAGTGTAACCATAACAGTGAGCAGCGAGTACTTCGACTACATAGAGCAGCGTGTTGGCCGCGAAAACTTCATCGAGGTCTACCCCGACCAGGCGGTACTAGTGATAGTCAGCCCGCCAGCAGTGGTCGAAACACCCGGGTTCACAGCATACATAACAAGTATCCTCGCACGGAACGGGATAAACATCAACCAGATAGAATCAGTCTACACCGACACTATACTAGTACTCAGCCTAGATGATGCACTAAGGGCTTTCCAGCTGCTACGCGAGGCAATAGAGGTTGCCAAGAGGAGTCTGAGAGAATACGAGAAAGGACAGGCAGCAAACACCGAATAA
- the carB gene encoding carbamoyl-phosphate synthase (glutamine-hydrolyzing) large subunit, with translation MPRRIDVRKVLMLGSGAIKIAEAAEFDYSGSQALKALREEGIETVLVNPNVATIQTSYKLADHVYLGPLQPWFVEKVIERERPDAILLGFGGQTALSLGVELHRRGILSRYGIRVLGTPIEGIEKALSRGKFRETMMKAGLPVPPSTPATSVEEALRAANEIGYPVIVRVSFNLGGGGSLVAWSREELERWLVRAFAFSGTGEVLVEKYLHYWKEIEYEVVRDQYGNMVAVACLENADPMGVHTGESVVIAPCQTLTDQEYQLLREASLRVAEAIGLVGEGNVQLALNPRDSWEYYVIETNPRMSRSSALASKATGYPLAYIAAKLALGYRLDELLNRVTERTCACFEPSLDYVVVKVPRWDLEKFEGVEKSIGSEMKSIGEVMAIGRNFAEALQKAIRMLDIGEPGVVAGPRYEEPESLEEVLGKLRRREPYWPIWAAKAFRLGASVEQVYEATGVDPYFLSQIREIVEVAEKLRRTKPWSSEFLDLLAEAKRLGFSDEQVALLTGTTVEKVEKARRSIGLDRPRVRQIDTLAAEWPAATNYLYMSYNAYEDDEPITTGRPRLIVLGAGVFRIGVSVEFDWGVVSFADEARRLGYEVVIVNYNPETVSTDWDISDKLYFEELTLERVIDIYWFEKPVGVIAFLGGQIANNLAKPLEERGVRLLGTPGRSVDRAENRAWFSQLLEELGIKQPSWTAASSIEEVLKFAESVGYPVLVRPSYVLSGSAMKIAWSPEELKSYIEQAARVSPRYPVVVSKFLEDAVEAEIDAVGDSRRTVGTVIEHVEPGGVHSGDSTMVIPWFSLPETAVREMIRIAETLNEVLEIKGPFNIQFLVKDGSVYVVELNLRASRSMPFTSKVTGYNLMRAAAEAALRGRISYGFNGADGFKLLRPTGWWGVKSPQPSWQRLRGAYPGLGPEMRSTGEVAALGRTLHEALLKSWLSVQGNRIPPAGSIVLIYTPTGRGSSDLSQAAKLMTEKGYTVYTIEGMEVDGAEPLPLEQALRLVRMGGVGLLMTTDYAPQRDYRVRRLAVDLGVPVVLDARLARMLAEAINRVGLENLEALELREYWGPNVEPF, from the coding sequence ATGCCTAGGAGGATAGATGTTAGGAAGGTACTGATGCTGGGCAGCGGCGCCATAAAGATAGCTGAGGCTGCAGAGTTCGACTATAGTGGCAGTCAGGCGCTGAAAGCCCTGCGCGAGGAGGGTATAGAGACGGTACTGGTAAACCCGAACGTTGCAACCATTCAGACGAGCTACAAGCTCGCAGACCATGTCTACCTTGGCCCTCTCCAGCCATGGTTTGTCGAGAAGGTTATTGAGCGCGAGCGGCCGGACGCGATACTGCTAGGCTTCGGTGGCCAGACAGCGCTTAGCCTTGGCGTGGAGCTGCACCGCCGTGGTATCCTGAGCCGGTACGGGATCCGGGTCCTGGGCACCCCTATAGAGGGTATTGAGAAGGCTCTCTCGCGCGGCAAGTTCCGCGAAACCATGATGAAGGCTGGCCTCCCGGTTCCACCCAGCACCCCTGCCACGAGCGTCGAGGAGGCGCTTAGGGCTGCCAACGAGATAGGATACCCGGTCATAGTCCGCGTCAGCTTCAACCTCGGCGGTGGCGGAAGCCTAGTAGCCTGGAGCCGCGAGGAGCTGGAGCGCTGGCTTGTTCGCGCCTTCGCGTTCTCTGGCACTGGCGAGGTCCTCGTCGAGAAGTACCTCCACTACTGGAAGGAGATAGAGTACGAGGTTGTACGCGACCAGTATGGCAACATGGTTGCAGTAGCATGCCTCGAGAACGCCGACCCAATGGGCGTCCACACGGGAGAATCCGTGGTCATAGCTCCGTGCCAGACGCTCACCGACCAGGAGTACCAGCTGCTGCGCGAGGCAAGCCTGCGTGTTGCCGAAGCTATAGGCCTCGTGGGAGAGGGTAACGTGCAGCTGGCGCTCAACCCCCGTGACAGCTGGGAGTACTATGTGATAGAGACTAACCCGCGTATGAGCCGTAGCAGCGCCCTGGCGAGCAAGGCGACGGGCTACCCGCTAGCATACATTGCTGCAAAGCTCGCACTCGGCTACCGGCTCGACGAGCTACTAAACCGTGTCACTGAGAGGACGTGCGCCTGCTTCGAGCCAAGCCTAGACTACGTCGTAGTTAAGGTGCCACGATGGGACCTGGAGAAGTTCGAGGGCGTGGAGAAGAGTATTGGCAGCGAAATGAAGAGCATAGGCGAGGTAATGGCGATAGGTAGAAACTTCGCCGAGGCGCTCCAGAAGGCTATACGCATGCTCGACATAGGAGAACCGGGGGTCGTCGCAGGCCCGAGGTACGAGGAGCCTGAGAGTCTAGAGGAGGTTCTAGGCAAGCTGCGGCGCCGAGAGCCATACTGGCCCATATGGGCTGCGAAAGCATTCAGGCTCGGAGCTAGCGTCGAGCAGGTCTACGAGGCTACCGGTGTAGACCCCTACTTCCTCAGCCAGATACGCGAGATCGTGGAGGTCGCGGAGAAGCTGCGGCGCACAAAGCCCTGGAGCTCCGAGTTCCTCGACCTGCTTGCTGAGGCTAAACGGCTAGGCTTTAGCGACGAGCAGGTGGCACTGCTCACCGGCACCACTGTTGAGAAGGTAGAGAAGGCACGTAGAAGCATAGGTCTCGACAGGCCCCGCGTCAGGCAGATCGACACGCTCGCAGCCGAGTGGCCTGCAGCGACAAACTATCTCTACATGAGCTACAATGCCTACGAGGATGACGAGCCCATAACAACTGGCCGCCCCAGGCTCATTGTGCTGGGTGCTGGCGTATTCCGTATTGGTGTCTCGGTCGAGTTCGACTGGGGCGTAGTAAGCTTCGCCGATGAGGCGCGCCGCCTCGGCTACGAGGTGGTAATAGTCAACTACAACCCCGAGACGGTATCCACAGACTGGGATATAAGCGACAAGCTGTACTTCGAGGAGCTAACCCTCGAAAGGGTCATCGACATATACTGGTTCGAGAAGCCGGTCGGCGTGATAGCCTTCCTCGGCGGCCAGATAGCAAACAATCTCGCCAAGCCGCTGGAGGAGCGCGGCGTCAGACTCCTCGGCACACCGGGCAGGAGTGTGGACCGAGCCGAGAACCGCGCTTGGTTCTCCCAGCTCCTCGAGGAGCTGGGCATAAAGCAGCCGAGCTGGACAGCAGCCTCGAGCATCGAGGAGGTTCTAAAGTTCGCGGAGAGCGTGGGCTACCCGGTCCTGGTGCGTCCAAGCTACGTGCTAAGTGGCTCAGCGATGAAGATCGCGTGGAGCCCCGAGGAGCTGAAGAGCTACATAGAGCAGGCCGCAAGGGTGTCGCCACGCTACCCAGTGGTTGTCTCCAAGTTCCTCGAGGACGCTGTAGAGGCGGAGATAGACGCTGTCGGTGATAGCCGCCGCACGGTGGGCACTGTGATAGAGCACGTTGAGCCTGGCGGTGTGCACAGCGGCGACTCGACAATGGTTATCCCCTGGTTCAGCCTGCCTGAGACAGCTGTGCGGGAGATGATACGCATAGCAGAGACCCTCAACGAGGTGCTAGAAATCAAGGGCCCATTCAACATACAGTTCCTAGTCAAGGATGGTAGCGTCTACGTGGTCGAGCTAAACCTCCGCGCAAGCCGATCAATGCCCTTCACAAGCAAGGTCACCGGCTACAACCTCATGCGCGCAGCTGCCGAAGCAGCACTCAGGGGAAGGATAAGCTACGGCTTCAACGGGGCCGACGGCTTCAAGCTGCTGAGGCCCACCGGGTGGTGGGGCGTCAAGAGCCCCCAGCCGAGCTGGCAGAGGCTCCGGGGCGCCTATCCAGGCCTAGGCCCCGAGATGAGGAGCACCGGCGAGGTAGCAGCGCTCGGCCGCACACTCCACGAAGCCCTGCTCAAGAGCTGGCTGAGCGTCCAGGGCAACAGGATACCCCCGGCCGGCAGCATAGTACTCATATACACGCCGACTGGCAGGGGCAGCAGCGACCTATCCCAGGCAGCGAAGCTGATGACGGAGAAGGGCTACACGGTATACACCATAGAGGGCATGGAGGTGGATGGTGCTGAGCCGCTGCCGCTGGAGCAGGCACTACGCCTCGTAAGGATGGGCGGTGTAGGCCTCCTAATGACCACGGACTATGCGCCACAGCGCGACTACAGGGTGCGCCGCCTAGCGGTAGACCTTGGGGTGCCCGTGGTGCTCGACGCACGGCTAGCCAGGATGCTCGCCGAGGCCATCAACCGGGTAGGCCTGGAGAATCTCGAGGCGCTCGAGCTACGCGAGTACTGGGGCCCCAACGTGGAGCCATTCTAG
- a CDS encoding phosphoribosyltransferase family protein, with product MHQLMHSGLREAMKSPRSGRLGRVAFTVTVVSALRLAKERFTYRELSTATGIPAPQIARYVSGSSLPSSEKAERILRGLWKLADPRRALAERLAETGGVLDTSVVLTDPLYLTLASLYYLERLRDIEPTRILVPEASGIPLATSLSLLLGAPFTVARRYMGYGLCSSSEPRFCIRPGQLGRSDRVLIVDDIVETGMTLRALEEIADSIGARVEAVAALVVVGDEWRRHTRIARIEAMVYLKKPGMRREPGL from the coding sequence TTGCATCAGTTGATGCATAGTGGGTTGCGGGAAGCGATGAAGAGTCCCCGGAGCGGTAGGCTGGGCAGGGTAGCCTTCACAGTTACCGTAGTCTCCGCGCTGAGGCTGGCAAAGGAGAGGTTCACCTACCGCGAGCTATCCACCGCCACCGGTATACCTGCTCCACAGATTGCCCGCTACGTGTCTGGCAGTAGCCTCCCAAGCAGCGAGAAGGCCGAGAGGATACTCAGGGGGCTCTGGAAGCTAGCTGACCCTCGCCGTGCACTTGCAGAGAGACTGGCCGAGACTGGGGGCGTTCTCGACACCAGTGTGGTGCTGACAGACCCCCTATACCTCACCCTGGCGAGCCTATACTACCTGGAGAGGCTCAGAGACATCGAGCCAACAAGGATACTAGTGCCGGAGGCGTCCGGCATACCGTTAGCAACAAGCCTAAGCCTACTCCTTGGCGCCCCATTCACTGTTGCCAGGCGCTACATGGGTTACGGGCTATGCAGCAGCAGCGAGCCGAGATTCTGCATCCGTCCCGGCCAGCTAGGCAGGAGCGACCGCGTACTCATAGTAGACGACATAGTTGAGACCGGCATGACTCTCCGAGCACTCGAGGAGATAGCGGATAGTATTGGAGCCCGGGTGGAGGCTGTGGCCGCCCTGGTGGTTGTAGGTGATGAATGGAGGAGACACACCAGGATAGCCCGCATAGAGGCAATGGTGTACCTCAAGAAGCCGGGGATGAGGAGGGAGCCAGGCCTATAG
- a CDS encoding argininosuccinate synthase codes for MKVVLAYSGGLDTSAILVLLREQGHEVVTVTVSVGQEEDLEEVEERAYKLGASKHYTVNAVEEFAEKYISMAIKANALYEDKYPLGTALARPLIAEKVAEIARKESADAVAHGCTSKGNDQVRFDTMLKYYLGDDIKIIAPVRELRLTRAKAAEILRRNGFQPPGLHKTYSIDENLWSRSIEGGPLDDPMAEPPEDAFAWTVAPEKAPDQPLYLEIGFEKGIPVSINGEKMHLAKIVSLLNRLVGAYGYGRIDHIENRVVGLKSREVYEAPAALTLIEAHRDLEKTVYTPRELRFKRILDQEWSDLVYQGLWVEPLRATLEKAIDELNRWVTGTVRVKVYKGSLMVVGRWSPYSGYSREAIDYNHGWYPSDEEARGFITIWSLHSLAAAKARSLWG; via the coding sequence TTGAAGGTTGTGCTCGCATACTCGGGCGGCCTTGACACATCAGCTATACTCGTGCTTCTCCGCGAGCAAGGCCATGAAGTTGTCACAGTGACTGTCTCGGTTGGCCAGGAGGAGGACCTGGAGGAGGTTGAGGAGAGAGCCTACAAGCTTGGCGCCTCCAAGCACTACACTGTTAATGCTGTGGAAGAGTTCGCGGAGAAGTACATATCCATGGCTATAAAGGCTAACGCCCTCTACGAGGACAAGTATCCTCTCGGCACGGCACTTGCACGCCCCCTCATAGCTGAGAAGGTCGCGGAGATAGCTAGGAAGGAGAGTGCTGATGCCGTAGCCCACGGCTGCACCTCTAAGGGTAACGACCAGGTGAGGTTTGACACTATGCTGAAATACTATCTTGGCGATGACATCAAGATTATTGCGCCGGTTCGCGAGCTCAGACTCACCCGCGCCAAGGCGGCCGAGATACTGAGGAGGAACGGGTTCCAGCCACCAGGACTCCACAAGACCTATAGCATCGACGAGAACTTGTGGAGTAGAAGCATCGAGGGAGGCCCACTCGACGACCCCATGGCTGAGCCTCCGGAGGACGCGTTTGCGTGGACTGTCGCGCCCGAGAAGGCTCCCGATCAGCCCCTCTACCTCGAGATAGGCTTCGAGAAGGGTATACCGGTCTCGATTAATGGGGAAAAGATGCACCTAGCCAAGATAGTATCGCTCCTCAACAGGCTGGTAGGCGCGTACGGCTACGGCAGGATAGACCACATAGAGAACCGCGTAGTCGGGCTCAAGAGCAGGGAGGTCTACGAGGCCCCGGCAGCGCTTACACTGATAGAGGCCCATAGGGACCTCGAGAAGACCGTGTACACGCCCAGGGAGCTAAGGTTCAAGCGGATCCTAGACCAGGAGTGGAGCGACCTCGTATACCAGGGCTTGTGGGTGGAGCCCCTGCGAGCCACCCTTGAGAAGGCTATAGACGAGCTAAACCGCTGGGTGACAGGAACAGTCAGGGTCAAGGTGTACAAGGGTAGCCTCATGGTTGTAGGCCGCTGGAGCCCATACAGTGGCTACAGCCGCGAAGCCATAGACTACAACCATGGTTGGTATCCGAGCGACGAGGAGGCCCGCGGCTTCATAACCATATGGAGCCTTCACAGTCTTGCTGCAGCCAAGGCGCGCAGCCTCTGGGGCTAA
- the carA gene encoding glutamine-hydrolyzing carbamoyl-phosphate synthase small subunit produces MPLLRCKTSLRARLLLADGVAVEGCGFGAEATRVGEVVFTTAMTGYPESLTDPSYRGQILVETHPMIGNYGVPSRDRQLHGVPVDYESDHIQVEGFVVAELPQPSHYASVMSLHEWLRSEGVPGIYRVDTRFLVKRIREYGVVMGIISVYRDGEEPPGWDELARKLVSSKSYDERIFALEVSPRKPIVHRPRGRVRARVALLDCGVKYGILRRLLERGIEVTRYPCTTPAWQLLDGYDAVVLSNGPGNPALLRSQARTAAEVATSGKPVLAICLGMQLLALGLGARAYKLPYGHRGVNKPVVELGTGRCMVTTHNHGYAIDWDSLDGTGLIPWFRQPDDGTLEGVRSRDGLVVATQFHPEAGPGPWDSTWVFDLFLKLIEETKSRQAV; encoded by the coding sequence ATGCCCCTCCTTAGGTGTAAGACGAGTCTGCGTGCAAGGCTGCTACTAGCCGATGGTGTTGCTGTTGAGGGCTGCGGCTTTGGCGCAGAGGCAACCCGTGTCGGCGAAGTTGTATTTACGACGGCCATGACCGGGTACCCTGAGAGCCTCACCGACCCAAGCTACCGTGGTCAGATACTCGTGGAGACACACCCGATGATAGGCAACTATGGTGTTCCGAGTAGAGACAGGCAACTCCACGGCGTCCCAGTCGACTACGAGTCGGACCACATACAGGTGGAAGGGTTCGTGGTAGCAGAACTGCCGCAGCCTAGCCACTACGCATCCGTAATGAGTCTCCACGAGTGGCTGAGGAGCGAGGGCGTACCAGGAATATACCGTGTCGATACAAGGTTTCTTGTGAAGCGGATACGCGAGTATGGCGTTGTAATGGGCATAATATCGGTTTACAGGGATGGCGAGGAGCCCCCGGGCTGGGATGAGCTTGCACGGAAGCTGGTATCATCGAAATCCTACGACGAGAGGATATTTGCTCTCGAGGTCAGCCCTAGGAAGCCCATAGTACATAGGCCCAGGGGTAGGGTTAGAGCACGTGTAGCATTGCTCGACTGTGGAGTAAAGTATGGCATACTGCGGCGCCTCCTAGAGCGCGGCATCGAGGTGACCCGCTACCCGTGTACGACTCCTGCCTGGCAGCTCCTAGACGGCTACGACGCCGTGGTACTGAGTAACGGGCCCGGGAACCCCGCCCTCCTCCGAAGCCAGGCTAGGACAGCAGCCGAGGTTGCCACCTCGGGTAAGCCAGTCCTAGCAATATGCCTCGGCATGCAGCTACTAGCTCTAGGCCTCGGTGCACGCGCCTACAAGCTCCCCTACGGCCATCGCGGAGTAAACAAGCCGGTCGTCGAGCTTGGCACTGGCCGCTGCATGGTTACCACGCACAACCACGGCTATGCTATTGACTGGGATAGCCTTGACGGAACCGGTCTCATACCGTGGTTCCGCCAGCCCGATGACGGTACACTCGAAGGAGTACGTTCGCGTGACGGGCTAGTGGTAGCTACACAGTTCCACCCTGAGGCCGGGCCGGGCCCCTGGGACTCCACATGGGTTTTCGACTTGTTCCTCAAGCTCATCGAGGAGACCAAGTCTCGACAAGCCGTCTAG
- a CDS encoding CDC48 family AAA ATPase codes for MPAEVRLRVAEALSRDVGRKIARISREVMARLGVEVGDYIEIEGPRGIAVAQVWPLHPDERDRNIIRIDGYMREAIGASVGDMVTVRKAANVQPATRVVLAPTEPIRFAADFPEYVKEYLLRKPLARGETVVIPVFSTGLKLVVVSTQPSQFVYVTRDTEIEIREEPVREERIHRGIPRVTWEDIGDLEEAKEKIREIVELPMKHPELFEHLGIEPPKGILLYGPPGVGKTLLAKALANEIGAYFIAINGPEIMSKYYGESEQRLREIFEEAEKNAPSIIFIDEIDAIAPRREEVTGEVEKRVVAQLLTLMDGLKERGRVIVIGATNRPDAIDPALRRPGRFDREIEIRPPDKRARKEILQVHVRNMPLADDVDLDKIAEMTHGYTGADLAALAKEAAMNALRRFIKSGRIDLNKPIPAEVLRELKVTMADFLEAMRHVQPSLIREIYIEVPEVHWDDIGGLDDVKQQLREAIEWPLTHPELFEQMGVRPPKGILLFGPPGTGKTLLAKAAATESGANFIAVRGPEILSKWVGESEKAIRQIFRRARQVAPAIIFFDEIDAIAPARGMRYDTSGVTDRIVNQLLTEMDGIEPLTNVVVIAATNRPDILDPALLRPGRFDRLIYVPPPDKKSRLEILRIHTRRMPLAEDVDLELIAEKTEGYTGADLEAVCREAAMIALRETFKKTGKPQAVLVRMEHFEKALQAIPPSLTPEDIRRYERLAKELKRMVT; via the coding sequence GTGCCGGCGGAGGTTCGGTTGAGAGTTGCCGAGGCTCTTAGTAGGGATGTTGGCAGGAAGATTGCTCGCATCAGCCGCGAGGTCATGGCTAGGTTAGGTGTGGAGGTTGGTGACTATATTGAGATTGAAGGGCCTAGAGGTATTGCTGTTGCCCAGGTCTGGCCGCTGCACCCGGACGAGAGAGACCGGAACATTATTCGTATCGATGGCTACATGAGGGAGGCTATTGGCGCCAGTGTTGGCGACATGGTTACGGTGAGAAAGGCTGCAAATGTGCAGCCAGCCACGAGGGTAGTGTTGGCCCCTACGGAGCCGATACGCTTCGCAGCCGACTTCCCCGAATACGTGAAGGAGTACTTGCTGCGTAAGCCCCTGGCAAGGGGCGAGACTGTAGTCATCCCCGTATTTAGTACAGGCCTCAAGCTCGTAGTTGTCTCAACACAACCCAGCCAGTTCGTATACGTGACGAGGGATACTGAGATAGAGATAAGGGAGGAGCCGGTCAGGGAGGAGAGGATACACCGCGGCATCCCAAGGGTCACCTGGGAGGATATCGGCGACTTAGAGGAAGCCAAGGAGAAGATAAGGGAGATAGTAGAGCTACCAATGAAGCACCCAGAGCTATTCGAGCACCTTGGCATCGAGCCGCCGAAGGGTATACTGCTCTATGGCCCGCCGGGCGTGGGCAAGACCCTGCTGGCAAAGGCTCTGGCGAACGAAATAGGAGCATACTTCATCGCTATTAACGGTCCAGAGATCATGAGCAAGTACTATGGCGAGAGCGAGCAGAGGCTGAGAGAAATCTTCGAGGAGGCCGAGAAGAACGCTCCAAGCATCATCTTCATAGACGAGATAGACGCGATAGCCCCGAGACGTGAGGAGGTAACCGGCGAGGTAGAAAAGCGCGTTGTAGCCCAGCTGCTAACCCTCATGGACGGCCTAAAGGAGCGCGGCCGCGTAATAGTAATCGGCGCCACTAACAGACCCGACGCCATAGACCCAGCGCTACGCCGCCCAGGCCGCTTCGACAGGGAGATAGAGATACGGCCGCCGGACAAGAGGGCGCGTAAGGAGATACTCCAGGTACACGTACGTAACATGCCACTGGCAGACGACGTAGACCTAGACAAGATAGCTGAGATGACCCACGGCTACACCGGCGCCGACCTAGCAGCCCTAGCAAAGGAGGCTGCTATGAACGCGCTGAGGAGGTTCATCAAGAGCGGCAGGATAGACTTGAACAAGCCGATACCCGCCGAGGTGCTTAGGGAGTTAAAGGTAACCATGGCAGACTTCCTCGAGGCTATGAGGCACGTGCAGCCAAGCCTGATAAGGGAGATCTATATCGAGGTACCAGAGGTACACTGGGACGACATAGGCGGCCTAGACGATGTAAAGCAGCAGCTCCGTGAGGCTATTGAGTGGCCCTTGACACATCCCGAGCTGTTCGAACAGATGGGCGTAAGACCCCCGAAGGGTATACTGCTCTTTGGCCCACCTGGTACGGGTAAGACGCTCCTCGCTAAGGCTGCTGCGACGGAGAGTGGAGCCAACTTCATAGCGGTAAGAGGACCCGAAATACTCAGCAAATGGGTAGGCGAAAGCGAGAAGGCGATCAGACAGATATTCCGGCGGGCACGCCAGGTAGCTCCGGCAATAATCTTCTTCGACGAGATAGACGCTATCGCACCGGCACGCGGCATGAGGTACGACACGAGCGGCGTAACCGACCGCATCGTAAACCAGCTACTAACCGAGATGGATGGCATCGAGCCGCTCACAAACGTCGTCGTGATAGCTGCCACGAATAGGCCGGACATCCTCGATCCAGCACTGCTACGTCCAGGTAGGTTTGACAGACTAATCTACGTGCCACCGCCAGACAAGAAGTCAAGGCTCGAGATACTGAGGATACACACGAGGAGGATGCCGCTGGCAGAGGACGTAGACCTCGAGCTAATCGCCGAGAAGACCGAGGGCTATACTGGTGCCGACCTGGAGGCTGTATGCCGTGAGGCAGCAATGATAGCGCTCCGGGAGACATTCAAGAAGACTGGTAAGCCGCAAGCCGTGCTGGTCCGAATGGAGCACTTCGAGAAAGCACTGCAAGCAATACCTCCGAGTCTAACACCGGAGGATATAAGGCGCTATGAGAGGCTGGCAAAAGAGCTAAAGAGAATGGTTACCTAA
- a CDS encoding lyase family protein gives MLRYRETVGLSGDSAIVYDYTSSIGHDNEIYTYVVYILIAHTLHLYRRGIIPRRAACLTLRVLLEALEKKPGELLGPGYEDVFEALEDWLAQKTGGESAYIWIGRSRNDHVSAALRLYTINKIIDTLYWLLQARLRLIELAEKHRGAPVLFHTHQQPSQLATLDCLLLAWEEALASAYKLLYSVIGLVDRSPLGASAGAGTLAPIDPEELARLTGFSGVLGNSLYATGSRLDVTAAALAATALLVEASRIAENLVLLSTPYVSAVRIPESHVATSSIMPHKRNPVTLEVLRARAARAAGLAAGLLAIQKGLPYGYNLDLQEANPLLYTILRDAAESSRILADLFSSMEFDLERLSKLAESYIAWGAELAELLALRTGMPLREAYREVAMKLRDGKISELFQKLGVTSPSELTSMRHTGCRADLDMAKPRERVEHDMKLLHSIRTSFVNTWENLVKTAREVLDECK, from the coding sequence TTGCTTAGGTACCGAGAGACCGTTGGCCTCAGCGGAGACTCTGCAATAGTCTACGACTACACCTCGAGCATAGGCCACGACAATGAAATATACACTTATGTAGTATACATCCTTATCGCCCATACGCTCCACCTGTACCGCCGCGGGATAATCCCCCGTAGGGCTGCATGCCTAACACTACGTGTCCTCCTGGAGGCCCTCGAAAAGAAGCCTGGTGAACTGCTAGGGCCCGGATACGAGGATGTGTTTGAAGCGCTTGAGGATTGGCTTGCACAGAAAACCGGGGGCGAATCAGCCTACATTTGGATTGGCAGGAGCCGAAACGACCACGTCTCAGCCGCTCTCCGCCTCTACACGATCAATAAGATTATCGACACTCTATACTGGCTTCTCCAGGCACGTCTCCGCCTCATCGAGCTAGCAGAGAAGCATCGCGGTGCCCCCGTTCTATTCCATACGCATCAGCAGCCGAGCCAGCTTGCAACCCTTGACTGTCTCCTTCTCGCCTGGGAGGAGGCGCTCGCCTCCGCCTACAAACTACTCTACAGCGTCATCGGTCTCGTCGATAGAAGCCCCCTTGGCGCCAGCGCTGGAGCCGGGACACTAGCACCAATAGACCCCGAGGAGCTCGCCCGCCTCACCGGGTTTAGTGGCGTCCTCGGGAATAGCCTCTACGCTACTGGCAGCAGGTTGGACGTTACGGCCGCCGCGCTAGCAGCAACAGCACTGCTTGTCGAGGCTTCACGCATAGCGGAGAACCTTGTGCTACTTTCCACCCCGTACGTATCAGCTGTCCGCATACCAGAGAGCCACGTTGCAACCAGCAGTATTATGCCGCACAAGAGGAACCCTGTCACCCTAGAAGTGCTTCGTGCGCGTGCAGCCCGAGCAGCAGGCCTTGCAGCTGGCCTCCTAGCCATACAGAAGGGGCTCCCCTACGGCTATAACCTCGACCTGCAGGAGGCAAACCCGCTCCTCTACACGATCCTGCGCGACGCAGCGGAGTCCAGCCGCATACTCGCAGACCTATTCTCCAGCATGGAGTTCGACCTGGAGAGACTCAGCAAGCTTGCAGAAAGCTACATTGCATGGGGCGCTGAGCTGGCCGAACTCCTCGCGCTTAGGACTGGCATGCCTCTCCGCGAAGCCTACCGCGAAGTCGCTATGAAGCTCCGAGACGGTAAGATCAGCGAGCTCTTCCAGAAGCTAGGCGTAACCAGTCCATCAGAGCTAACCTCCATGAGGCACACCGGGTGCAGGGCTGACCTAGACATGGCTAAGCCGCGTGAACGAGTAGAACATGACATGAAGCTCCTCCACTCGATTAGAACCAGCTTCGTGAACACGTGGGAAAACCTCGTAAAAACAGCCAGAGAGGTGCTTGACGAGTGCAAATAG